One genomic segment of Verrucomicrobiota bacterium includes these proteins:
- a CDS encoding MFS transporter, whose amino-acid sequence MSKRTHSPLPGAELAVGDGESAANRKLPEHGFWSLIVTQFQGAFSDNVLKNLVVFLIVATGMSLSDKHRIGELVGALFALPFILFSMAGGYLADRFSKRAIAIGVKVFEIAVMVFATAGLALNHLPMQLAAVFLMGTHSAFFGPSKYGLLPELLPEKRLSWGNGILELGTFTAIILGTVAAGIMAEQLRGSHLWSGLILTLLAALGLLASLGITRVPPADPNRQFKLNFLAEVRRQVGLVKNDRPLVLALIGNTYFNFLGALFLLNIFFYGSEVLRVSEANIGLLNVALAMGIGTGSVAAGYLSGGKIEYGLVPLGAMGLTVSGIALSFPGLSYSDAMLRLGLLGFTGGFFIVPICALLQHRPDKKNKGGLLATANWFSFVGVFLASGAHYAFTSVVGLSPEHIFLAGGLLTLAGAVYALWLLPDALLRFGLWVLTRSIYRIRVEGRDHIPERGGALFVCNHLSQVDALLLLASTDRRIRFIMYKGVYELPWIKPLARTMGVIPISSELRPREMIQSLKAASVAIQAGEVVCIFAEGQITRIGQMLPFRRGFERIMKDVDAPIIPVALDGVWGSIFSFERGRFLWKWPRRIPYPVTVNFGKPMPASSTPVAVRQAVQELNADAWRYRRSQMLPLHRAFVRTARRHPFRFAMADAQTPKVTFGSALTRSVFLARRLRPLWNGQTMVGLLLPPTVPGALVNFAALLSGKVPVNLNYTVSESTLASCVRQCDLKTVITSKAFLDQIKLNVPCHTVLLEEVVANPQAGEKIGAWILAKLLPVRMLVDLLSRVPPHPNPLPQGEGNTHPVAAEGEGALISQPLKTVPPLPEEEGRGEGERALRNNEHRATARSADRLDDLATIIFSSGSTGDPKGVMLSHYNIGANIEQLGQTFALGEQDRVLGVLPFFHSFGFTGTLCLPAVLGVGVVYHPNPLDARGIGELVRDHGVTMLLATPTFLQIYMRGCSPEQFGSLQFVLVGAEKLPDRVANAFEEQFGARPFEAYGCTECAPAVTVNTRDFRAAGFRQVGAKRGKIGHPLPGVSVRIVDPETHQTLPLGQAGLLLVRGPNVMQGYLGRTEKTAEVLRDGWYVTGDIATLDEDGFLEITDRLSRFSKIGGEMVPHIKVEEKLHEAAGVTDQSFAVTGVPDEKKGERLIVLHTLSDERLKAALEKFAQTDLPNLWKPRADQFYGIDKLPYLGTGKLDLRRIRELAVGFASAAK is encoded by the coding sequence ATGAGTAAACGCACCCATTCGCCCCTCCCTGGGGCGGAACTCGCCGTTGGCGACGGCGAATCGGCCGCCAACCGGAAGCTCCCGGAGCACGGTTTCTGGAGCTTGATCGTCACGCAATTTCAAGGCGCCTTCAGCGACAACGTCCTCAAGAATCTGGTGGTCTTTCTCATTGTTGCCACCGGGATGTCCCTGAGCGACAAACACCGGATTGGCGAACTGGTCGGCGCGCTGTTTGCGCTGCCGTTCATTCTCTTCTCGATGGCGGGCGGTTATCTCGCGGACCGGTTCAGCAAACGCGCGATCGCGATCGGCGTGAAAGTATTTGAAATCGCCGTGATGGTGTTTGCGACGGCCGGGCTGGCGCTCAATCACCTGCCGATGCAGCTTGCGGCGGTTTTTCTCATGGGCACGCACAGCGCGTTCTTTGGTCCGTCGAAATACGGACTGCTCCCGGAACTGTTGCCGGAGAAGCGGCTCTCGTGGGGCAACGGCATCCTGGAGTTGGGGACTTTCACGGCGATCATTCTGGGCACGGTTGCCGCCGGAATCATGGCGGAACAGTTGCGGGGCAGTCATCTCTGGTCGGGCCTGATCCTGACGCTGCTCGCGGCTCTCGGTTTGCTGGCCAGCCTCGGAATCACGCGCGTGCCTCCGGCCGATCCCAATCGCCAGTTCAAGCTGAACTTTCTGGCGGAAGTCCGGCGCCAGGTGGGCCTGGTGAAGAACGACCGGCCCCTGGTGCTGGCGCTGATCGGGAACACCTACTTCAATTTCCTGGGCGCGCTCTTCTTGCTGAACATCTTCTTCTATGGCTCGGAAGTCTTGCGCGTCAGTGAAGCGAACATCGGGCTGCTCAACGTCGCGCTGGCGATGGGCATCGGGACCGGCAGCGTCGCGGCGGGTTATTTGTCCGGAGGAAAAATCGAATATGGTCTCGTGCCGTTGGGCGCGATGGGCCTGACCGTCAGTGGCATTGCGCTCTCGTTTCCCGGATTGTCGTATTCGGACGCGATGCTGCGGCTGGGGTTGCTGGGATTCACGGGTGGATTCTTCATCGTGCCAATCTGCGCGCTCTTGCAGCACCGTCCGGACAAGAAGAACAAAGGCGGGCTGCTGGCCACGGCGAACTGGTTTTCCTTTGTCGGCGTGTTTCTGGCTTCGGGAGCGCATTACGCGTTCACGAGCGTCGTCGGCCTGAGTCCCGAACACATCTTCCTCGCCGGCGGGCTTCTGACGCTGGCCGGCGCGGTGTACGCCCTATGGTTGCTGCCCGACGCCCTCCTTCGATTCGGCCTGTGGGTTTTGACCCGCTCGATTTATCGGATCCGGGTCGAAGGCCGCGACCACATCCCAGAGCGCGGCGGCGCGTTGTTCGTGTGCAATCATTTGTCTCAAGTGGACGCGTTGCTGCTCCTGGCTTCAACGGACCGCCGCATTCGGTTCATCATGTACAAAGGCGTTTATGAATTACCCTGGATCAAGCCGCTCGCGCGAACCATGGGCGTCATTCCGATTTCTTCCGAACTCCGGCCGCGCGAGATGATCCAATCGCTCAAAGCCGCGAGCGTGGCCATCCAGGCCGGCGAAGTCGTTTGCATTTTTGCCGAAGGCCAGATCACGCGCATCGGACAAATGCTCCCGTTCCGCCGCGGGTTCGAGCGCATCATGAAGGACGTGGACGCGCCAATCATTCCGGTGGCACTGGACGGCGTGTGGGGCAGCATCTTCAGTTTTGAGCGCGGACGGTTCCTGTGGAAATGGCCGCGCCGGATTCCGTATCCGGTGACCGTGAATTTCGGGAAGCCGATGCCCGCGAGTTCCACACCGGTCGCAGTTCGGCAAGCGGTTCAGGAATTAAACGCCGACGCGTGGCGTTACCGCCGGTCGCAGATGCTCCCGTTGCACCGGGCTTTTGTGCGCACGGCTCGGCGGCATCCATTTCGCTTCGCGATGGCGGATGCACAAACGCCGAAGGTCACGTTTGGATCAGCTCTGACGCGCTCGGTCTTTTTGGCGCGACGGTTGCGTCCGCTCTGGAACGGGCAAACCATGGTTGGCCTGTTGTTGCCGCCAACAGTTCCGGGTGCATTGGTGAATTTCGCCGCGCTTTTGTCGGGCAAAGTTCCCGTGAATCTAAACTACACGGTGTCCGAAAGCACGCTGGCGTCCTGCGTCCGGCAGTGCGACTTGAAAACCGTCATCACGTCCAAAGCGTTTCTGGATCAGATCAAACTGAATGTGCCTTGCCATACCGTGCTCCTGGAAGAGGTGGTCGCAAACCCGCAAGCCGGTGAGAAAATCGGGGCTTGGATCCTGGCAAAGCTTTTGCCGGTGCGCATGCTCGTGGATCTCTTAAGCCGCGTTCCCCCTCACCCTAACCCTCTCCCTCAAGGAGAGGGAAATACACATCCCGTCGCGGCAGAAGGCGAAGGTGCTTTGATTAGCCAACCGCTCAAGACCGTTCCCCCTCTCCCTGAGGAAGAGGGCCGAGGTGAGGGGGAACGTGCGCTGAGAAACAATGAGCACCGCGCAACGGCTCGGAGCGCCGACCGTCTCGACGACCTGGCGACGATCATTTTTTCCAGCGGCAGCACGGGCGATCCGAAAGGCGTGATGCTGTCCCACTACAACATTGGCGCGAACATCGAACAACTCGGCCAGACGTTTGCGCTGGGGGAGCAAGACCGCGTGCTTGGCGTGCTGCCGTTTTTCCATTCCTTCGGCTTCACCGGCACGCTGTGCCTGCCCGCTGTCCTCGGAGTCGGAGTCGTGTATCACCCGAATCCGCTCGACGCGCGCGGCATTGGAGAACTCGTGCGCGACCACGGTGTGACGATGCTCCTGGCCACACCGACGTTCCTGCAAATCTACATGCGCGGGTGTTCGCCGGAACAATTCGGAAGCCTTCAATTTGTCCTGGTCGGCGCGGAGAAATTGCCGGACCGAGTGGCGAACGCATTTGAAGAGCAGTTCGGCGCGCGCCCCTTTGAAGCGTACGGCTGCACGGAGTGCGCGCCTGCGGTCACGGTCAACACGCGCGACTTCCGCGCCGCCGGTTTCCGCCAGGTGGGCGCCAAGCGCGGCAAAATCGGGCATCCATTGCCCGGCGTGAGCGTGCGCATCGTCGATCCCGAAACTCACCAGACGCTGCCCCTGGGACAGGCGGGACTGCTCCTGGTGCGCGGCCCAAACGTCATGCAAGGTTATCTGGGCCGGACCGAAAAAACGGCGGAAGTCTTGCGCGACGGCTGGTACGTCACCGGCGACATTGCGACGCTCGACGAGGATGGCTTCCTTGAAATCACGGACCGCCTGAGCCGCTTCAGCAAGATCGGCGGCGAGATGGTGCCGCACATCAAGGTGGAGGAAAAACTGCACGAAGCGGCCGGCGTCACGGACCAATCGTTCGCCGTCACGGGCGTGCCCGATGAAAAGAAAGGCGAGCGCTTGATCGTGCTCCACACGCTCTCGGACGAAAGACTGAAAGCGGCTCTGGAGAAGTTCGCGCAGACTGATCTGCCGAACCTTTGGAAACCGCGCGCAGATCAGTTCTACGGCATCGATAAGCTGCCTTACCTGGGCACGGGCAAATTGGATCTGCGAAGGATTCGAGAGTTGGCCGTGGGTTTTGCGAGCGCCGCAAAGTAG
- the pap gene encoding polyphosphate:AMP phosphotransferase — protein sequence MADTAEGNHRLSKKEYERLLPDLRARLVQAQSALRQANFSVVIIISGVDGAGKGEVVQRLNEWLDPRGVDTQAFWQATDEERERPPYWRFWRTLPARGRLGIFVGSWYSQPLVDRVYGKTRNSHLDRALKRIADFERTLAEDGTLILKFALHLSKKDQRRRLRDLERNPETHWRVLPSDWKHHQLYDRFTQTAEKVIRQTHGPKTPWFVVEAANPRGRDITVGRLLLKSLQARLAQRRDEKPKKTSSRRPVEARKPGTNLLREVDLTQSLSDKKYHKQLGKYQGRLGRLIWAANARKISTVIVFEGWDAAGKGSAIRRLTEAMDPRLYRIIPTAAPNDEERAHHYLWRFWRHIPRAGLCTIFDRSWYGRLLVERVEGFARPEEWKRAYQEIKEFEEQLAESGIVVVKFWIHISKAEQLRRFKKRQEISYKRYKITEEDWRNRRQWGAYEQAVNEMVLKTSTESWSWTLVAGNDKRFARIQILKTLCLSLGRAL from the coding sequence ATGGCAGACACCGCCGAAGGCAATCACCGCCTCTCAAAGAAGGAATACGAGAGGCTCTTGCCTGATCTCCGCGCCCGCCTGGTCCAGGCCCAATCGGCTCTGCGCCAGGCGAATTTTTCTGTCGTCATTATCATTTCCGGAGTGGACGGCGCGGGCAAAGGCGAAGTCGTGCAGCGGCTCAACGAATGGCTCGACCCGCGCGGCGTCGATACGCAGGCATTTTGGCAGGCCACGGATGAAGAGCGCGAACGGCCGCCTTATTGGCGCTTCTGGCGGACGCTGCCGGCGCGGGGGCGACTCGGGATTTTCGTGGGTTCGTGGTACAGCCAGCCGCTGGTGGATCGGGTTTATGGAAAAACCCGGAATTCCCATCTCGATCGCGCTTTGAAGCGGATTGCGGATTTCGAGCGCACCCTGGCCGAGGACGGAACGCTGATTCTCAAGTTCGCCTTGCATCTTTCCAAGAAGGACCAGCGCCGTCGGCTCCGCGACCTGGAGAGGAATCCCGAAACGCATTGGCGCGTCCTGCCGAGCGACTGGAAACACCACCAGCTCTACGACCGGTTCACGCAGACGGCTGAGAAAGTGATCCGGCAGACCCACGGCCCAAAGACACCGTGGTTCGTTGTGGAGGCCGCCAACCCGCGCGGGCGCGATATCACCGTCGGACGCCTTCTGCTTAAGTCGCTTCAGGCGCGACTGGCTCAGCGGCGCGACGAAAAGCCAAAGAAAACCTCCTCGCGGCGTCCTGTTGAAGCCAGGAAGCCCGGGACGAATCTCCTGCGAGAGGTCGATCTCACTCAATCGCTCTCAGACAAGAAATACCACAAACAACTCGGCAAATATCAGGGACGGCTCGGACGATTGATCTGGGCGGCCAACGCGCGGAAGATTTCGACAGTAATCGTGTTCGAGGGTTGGGACGCCGCCGGCAAAGGCAGCGCCATTCGGAGGCTGACGGAAGCGATGGATCCGAGGCTTTACCGGATCATTCCCACCGCGGCGCCGAATGATGAGGAACGCGCCCACCATTATCTCTGGCGCTTCTGGCGACACATCCCCAGAGCGGGGCTGTGCACGATTTTTGACCGGTCCTGGTACGGACGTTTGCTGGTGGAACGCGTAGAAGGCTTCGCTCGCCCGGAGGAATGGAAGCGCGCGTATCAAGAGATCAAGGAGTTCGAGGAGCAACTCGCCGAGAGCGGGATTGTCGTGGTCAAGTTTTGGATTCACATCAGCAAGGCCGAACAATTGCGGCGGTTCAAGAAGCGCCAGGAGATTTCCTACAAACGTTACAAGATCACGGAAGAGGACTGGCGGAACCGGCGCCAATGGGGCGCGTACGAGCAGGCGGTGAATGAGATGGTCTTAAAGACCAGCACGGAATCCTGGAGTTGGACATTGGTCGCGGGCAATGACAAGAGATTTGCCCGAATCCAAATCTTGAAAACCCTTTGCCTCAGTCTGGGGAGAGCACTTTAG
- a CDS encoding sigma-70 family RNA polymerase sigma factor: MSEVTQILDAIQQGHAQAADQLLPLVYEELRKLAAHKMASEPPGQTLQPTALVHEAWLRLVGNEAGHQWNSRGHFFGAAAEAMRRILIERARAKARLRRGGGQRPLDLESVTVAAETAPDEVLLVNEALEKLEAEDPEKARLVKLRFFAGLTNEEAAALLGISVTTVKRHWTYARAWLYDETTSTLESPNRR, from the coding sequence ATGAGCGAAGTCACCCAGATTTTAGACGCGATCCAGCAGGGCCATGCTCAAGCCGCCGATCAACTCCTTCCCCTGGTCTATGAAGAGCTCCGCAAACTTGCGGCGCATAAGATGGCCAGCGAACCGCCCGGCCAAACCCTTCAGCCCACCGCGCTTGTCCATGAGGCCTGGCTGCGGCTGGTCGGAAATGAAGCCGGGCACCAGTGGAACAGCCGCGGACATTTCTTTGGCGCAGCGGCGGAAGCCATGCGGCGAATCTTAATCGAACGCGCTCGCGCGAAAGCTCGATTGCGTCGCGGCGGCGGTCAAAGGCCACTGGATCTTGAAAGCGTGACGGTGGCGGCAGAGACCGCGCCCGACGAGGTACTGTTGGTCAACGAAGCTCTCGAAAAACTCGAAGCGGAAGACCCGGAGAAAGCGCGCCTGGTTAAACTCCGGTTTTTCGCTGGACTGACCAACGAAGAAGCCGCCGCATTGCTCGGCATCTCCGTGACAACCGTCAAACGCCACTGGACCTACGCCCGCGCCTGGCTTTACGACGAAACCACGTCCACCCTGGAATCTCCAAACCGGAGGTAA